A DNA window from Heliomicrobium undosum contains the following coding sequences:
- the cbiD gene encoding cobalt-precorrin-5B (C(1))-methyltransferase CbiD: MRGEWEQLRKGYTTGSCAAAAAKAATGFLYGTLGTLAETPNEATEIPAASTLQESLPVDIPLPYDGRLIVKAERIDEHEPSVNGNGGVTYQVIKDGGDDPDATHGMAIRVTALPAPEGIHIDGGLGVGRVTKPGLAVPVGEAAINPTPRAMITAAVKEALPPGKGVRLTVWAPEGERVGPSTLNPHLGVVGGISILGTTGIVNPMSEEAFKHSLEPQIDIALAAGHRTLLLTPGHMGRRGLEQRGAPADAIVLTSNFIGHMLDACAKKGVQEILLWGHVGKLVKVAGGIFHTHSKVADGRREIIAAHAAVCGLPLELVQAVLEANTAEAAVELLHRAGRLDLFDHLAEVAAEKAAQRFRGTVSVIFTDLKGEPLGWSRHATLPGFDRDFRSLSSASVPAQKNI, translated from the coding sequence GTGCGGGGAGAGTGGGAACAACTGCGAAAAGGCTATACGACGGGATCCTGCGCCGCCGCTGCGGCCAAGGCGGCGACAGGTTTCCTCTATGGAACACTTGGAACACTCGCCGAGACACCAAACGAAGCAACAGAGATTCCCGCTGCTTCAACGTTGCAAGAATCACTGCCGGTGGATATCCCGCTGCCCTATGACGGACGGCTGATCGTCAAGGCGGAACGCATCGATGAGCACGAGCCCTCTGTCAATGGAAACGGGGGAGTTACCTACCAGGTAATCAAGGATGGGGGCGATGACCCCGATGCGACCCACGGCATGGCGATCCGCGTCACTGCCCTGCCTGCGCCGGAAGGGATCCACATCGACGGGGGGCTGGGCGTCGGCCGGGTGACCAAGCCTGGCTTGGCCGTGCCGGTGGGGGAAGCGGCCATCAATCCGACGCCCCGCGCCATGATCACAGCCGCCGTCAAGGAAGCGCTGCCGCCCGGCAAGGGGGTTCGCCTCACCGTCTGGGCGCCGGAAGGAGAGCGGGTCGGACCTTCGACATTGAACCCTCACCTGGGCGTCGTCGGCGGCATCTCCATTCTTGGAACAACAGGCATCGTCAATCCCATGTCAGAAGAGGCGTTCAAACATAGCCTTGAGCCGCAGATCGATATCGCGCTGGCTGCCGGACACCGGACCCTCCTGCTGACACCAGGTCACATGGGCCGGCGAGGGTTGGAGCAGCGGGGAGCGCCCGCTGACGCCATCGTGCTGACGAGCAACTTCATCGGCCATATGCTCGACGCCTGCGCCAAAAAAGGTGTCCAGGAGATCCTGCTCTGGGGCCATGTGGGGAAGCTGGTCAAAGTCGCCGGCGGCATCTTCCACACCCACAGCAAGGTTGCCGACGGGCGCAGGGAGATCATCGCCGCCCACGCAGCCGTCTGCGGCTTGCCCTTGGAACTCGTCCAAGCGGTGCTGGAGGCCAACACAGCGGAAGCGGCGGTGGAACTGCTGCATCGAGCTGGCCGTCTTGACTTGTTCGACCACCTGGCCGAGGTGGCCGCCGAAAAAGCAGCCCAACGTTTTCGCGGAACTGTTTCGGTCATATTCACAGATTTGAAGGGAGAACCGCTAGGGTGGAGTCGCCATGCAACGCTTCCGGGATTCGACCGGGATTTCCGGTCACTGTCATCGGCATCGGTCCCGGCACAGAAGAATATTTGA
- the cbiE gene encoding precorrin-6y C5,15-methyltransferase (decarboxylating) subunit CbiE, whose amino-acid sequence MESPCNASGIRPGFPVTVIGIGPGTEEYLTPAALRAVEEADVLVGGPRALALFAGYNKPGRIIDRRLDNLIDYIASERLSRRLAVLVSGDPGYYSLLPRLIRSLGDEPIKVIPGLSSLQMAFARLKLPWQEAAWKSMHGRPMEDALEALRHPGWVAFLTDPDHTPEAVAAYLDAQGEGERRAYVTRNLGYDDESVEAGTVHTFALVKTGAYQPSLLIVEGGFDVESHGKENAGSNSQTETILGVQPAKGPLLMTNVGLPDDAFIRGQVPMTKSDIRALTLVRAQVGPGDIVWDIGAGTGSISVEAALLSRGGRVFAVERGQAGCDLIEANARKQGVDNLVPVLGEAPEALVHLPAPDAVIIGGSGGKLPEILQNVWGCLKAGGRLVLNAVTVETVAVATQWLRERGISFQASQIQVNRLEPAGTVHLWKSQNPVVIIWTRKESG is encoded by the coding sequence GTGGAGTCGCCATGCAACGCTTCCGGGATTCGACCGGGATTTCCGGTCACTGTCATCGGCATCGGTCCCGGCACAGAAGAATATTTGACACCAGCGGCGCTGCGGGCGGTGGAGGAGGCCGATGTTCTCGTCGGGGGGCCTCGCGCGCTGGCGCTCTTCGCCGGTTACAACAAGCCGGGACGGATCATCGACCGTCGTCTCGATAACCTTATCGACTATATCGCCTCCGAACGGCTATCGCGGCGTCTTGCCGTTCTCGTCTCCGGAGACCCCGGCTATTACAGCCTGTTGCCCCGTCTGATCCGTTCTCTCGGCGACGAACCGATCAAGGTCATCCCCGGTTTGAGTTCCCTGCAGATGGCCTTTGCCCGCCTCAAGCTCCCTTGGCAGGAGGCTGCCTGGAAGAGCATGCATGGCCGTCCTATGGAGGATGCCCTCGAAGCTCTCCGGCATCCGGGGTGGGTAGCCTTCCTGACCGATCCCGACCACACGCCGGAAGCGGTGGCCGCCTACCTGGATGCACAGGGGGAGGGGGAACGGCGCGCCTATGTGACGCGCAACCTTGGTTATGACGATGAGTCGGTCGAGGCTGGCACTGTACATACATTTGCACTTGTGAAAACAGGAGCGTATCAGCCGTCCCTGTTGATCGTCGAGGGGGGCTTTGACGTCGAATCGCACGGCAAAGAGAATGCCGGATCGAACAGCCAGACAGAGACGATTCTGGGCGTCCAGCCGGCGAAGGGTCCACTTTTAATGACAAATGTCGGCTTGCCGGATGATGCCTTCATCCGCGGCCAGGTCCCCATGACCAAGTCGGATATCCGGGCGCTCACCCTGGTCCGGGCGCAGGTCGGTCCGGGGGACATCGTCTGGGACATTGGCGCAGGCACCGGTTCGATCAGCGTGGAAGCGGCCCTCTTGTCAAGGGGCGGACGAGTCTTCGCCGTGGAACGCGGCCAGGCTGGCTGCGATCTAATCGAAGCCAATGCGCGAAAGCAGGGCGTAGACAATCTGGTTCCAGTGCTGGGTGAAGCGCCGGAAGCGCTCGTCCACCTGCCGGCGCCGGATGCGGTGATCATCGGCGGTTCCGGCGGAAAACTTCCGGAGATCTTGCAGAATGTGTGGGGTTGCTTGAAGGCGGGCGGCCGGTTGGTCCTCAACGCCGTCACCGTCGAGACGGTGGCCGTTGCTACCCAATGGCTGCGGGAACGGGGAATCTCTTTTCAGGCCAGTCAGATCCAGGTGAACCGGCTGGAGCCTGCCGGAACGGTTCACCTGTGGAAAAGCCAGAATCCCGTCGTCATCATCTGGACCCGAAAGGAGAGTGGCTGA
- the cobI gene encoding precorrin-2 C(20)-methyltransferase — translation MLGRFYGIGVGPGDPALLTRRAVALLETTPVIFTPRGKGGGEGVALTIIRDILPESAEIVPLHLPMIQDDRLLRDAWEEAARQIYDRLAAGKDAAFVTIGDCLLFSTYGYLLKALREIDPDLSVESVPGVTSFSASASRLNLPLAEGEEPLLVVPALRDPEELRPLLRQFPNLVLMKVASRFDEIYRVLQEEGRAESAAFVARCGTPEERIVCDLASLVGQKLDYLSLLIVKPKGVSI, via the coding sequence ATGCTGGGACGTTTTTACGGCATCGGTGTCGGACCGGGCGATCCGGCGCTGCTGACGCGGCGGGCCGTCGCCCTGTTGGAGACGACGCCGGTGATCTTTACGCCCCGTGGCAAAGGGGGCGGCGAGGGTGTGGCGCTGACTATCATTCGCGACATCCTGCCTGAATCAGCAGAGATTGTTCCGCTGCACCTACCCATGATCCAGGATGACCGCCTCCTCCGGGATGCCTGGGAGGAAGCGGCGCGGCAGATTTACGACAGGTTGGCCGCCGGGAAGGATGCGGCTTTCGTCACCATCGGCGACTGCCTGCTCTTTTCCACCTATGGATACCTGTTAAAAGCGCTCCGGGAGATCGACCCTGACCTATCCGTCGAGAGTGTGCCGGGTGTCACCTCTTTTTCGGCCAGCGCATCGCGGCTCAACCTTCCCCTCGCCGAGGGCGAGGAGCCGCTGCTCGTCGTCCCGGCGCTGCGCGACCCGGAGGAACTGCGCCCGCTGCTGCGGCAGTTTCCCAATCTGGTCCTGATGAAGGTGGCTTCTCGCTTTGACGAGATTTACCGGGTGTTGCAAGAGGAGGGACGGGCCGAATCAGCCGCCTTTGTGGCCCGCTGCGGGACGCCGGAGGAGCGGATCGTCTGTGACCTGGCTTCTCTGGTCGGACAAAAGCTCGATTATCTCAGCCTGTTGATTGTCAAACCAAAGGGGGTGTCGATTTGA
- the cobM gene encoding precorrin-4 C(11)-methyltransferase, whose translation MISFIGAGPGDPDLITVKGQKRLAEADVVIYAGSLVNPAVLHVCRPEAEIHNSASMTLEAVLDVMERAVGEGKKVARVHTGDPSIYGAIREQMDALDDMGIPYEVIPGVSSFLAAAASLRKEFTLPDVSQTVIITRLAGRTPVPEKESLAGLAQHKASLCIFLSTHLLDQVTADLIAGGYPEDTPAAVVYKASWPDEKAVQGTLRDIAGKVAEAGISRTAMIMVGQFLEGPYQRSLLYHPEFAHGYREAERGSGE comes from the coding sequence TTGATCAGTTTTATTGGAGCGGGACCGGGTGATCCCGATTTGATCACCGTCAAGGGGCAGAAGCGCCTCGCAGAGGCCGATGTGGTCATCTACGCCGGATCGCTCGTTAACCCAGCTGTCCTTCACGTCTGCCGGCCTGAGGCCGAGATCCACAACAGCGCCTCAATGACCCTGGAGGCGGTGCTGGACGTCATGGAGCGGGCGGTGGGAGAGGGTAAAAAAGTGGCCCGCGTGCATACGGGCGATCCCAGCATCTACGGCGCGATCCGGGAACAGATGGACGCCCTCGACGATATGGGCATCCCCTATGAGGTCATTCCCGGCGTCAGTTCCTTCCTGGCCGCCGCCGCGAGCCTGCGCAAGGAGTTTACACTCCCCGACGTCTCCCAGACGGTGATCATCACCCGATTGGCCGGACGGACGCCGGTGCCGGAAAAGGAATCCCTGGCCGGCCTGGCGCAGCATAAGGCGTCGCTGTGCATTTTCCTCAGCACCCACCTGCTGGATCAGGTGACGGCCGATTTGATCGCCGGCGGCTATCCTGAGGATACACCGGCTGCTGTCGTCTACAAGGCCTCCTGGCCCGACGAAAAGGCGGTCCAGGGAACCTTGCGCGACATCGCCGGCAAGGTGGCAGAGGCCGGGATTTCCCGCACTGCCATGATCATGGTGGGCCAGTTTCTTGAAGGCCCTTACCAACGTTCCCTCCTCTATCACCCTGAGTTTGCCCACGGATACCGGGAGGCTGAACGGGGGAGCGGCGAGTGA
- a CDS encoding cobalt-precorrin 5A hydrolase, with amino-acid sequence MNVLALTPGGSALARRIGNVFPEARLWLPADGDGGVPEGGRSDVTDHPNSAGRIDAAIVNGAVKTAISHWRPPLRDTFGPIFSSGKPILFIGALGILVRLLAPRIADKRTDPPVIALDEGGRFVISVLAGHWGGANELAEEVGRRIGAIPVITTATDVAGLPAVDTFARRWGARIEPWAAVKKIASAQLRGDAIKWLADERFLPVLKELEADFPWQPLREPIGEPTISRVLFSSRWVEPPVDLRLFPCCLVAGIGCRRGVSLEQVHVAFQEACRIADVHPRCLTAIASAWVKAEEPALIALAKTYDVPFRTFSADEIQACCDSHREIGGSSFVADTIGVKAVCEPTALLTHPQARLLLKKRAAGPVTVALAEVPWPSSDWDQATGTR; translated from the coding sequence GTGAACGTGCTGGCGCTGACGCCGGGCGGGAGCGCCCTGGCCCGGCGCATCGGCAATGTTTTTCCGGAGGCGCGGCTGTGGCTGCCTGCGGATGGAGACGGTGGTGTCCCTGAGGGTGGCCGTTCAGACGTGACCGATCATCCCAACAGCGCTGGTAGAATAGACGCGGCTATCGTCAATGGCGCTGTTAAAACTGCGATTTCCCACTGGCGCCCCCCTCTGCGGGACACCTTCGGACCGATTTTTTCATCGGGTAAGCCGATTCTCTTTATCGGCGCGCTCGGGATCCTCGTTCGCCTGCTAGCGCCTCGGATCGCCGACAAGCGCACCGACCCACCGGTGATCGCCCTAGATGAAGGCGGACGTTTTGTCATCAGCGTTCTGGCCGGTCACTGGGGCGGCGCCAACGAACTGGCCGAAGAGGTGGGCCGGCGCATCGGGGCCATCCCGGTGATCACGACTGCCACCGATGTGGCCGGGTTGCCGGCTGTCGACACCTTCGCCCGCCGCTGGGGCGCCCGCATCGAACCATGGGCGGCTGTAAAAAAAATCGCCTCAGCCCAACTGCGGGGGGACGCGATCAAGTGGCTGGCCGACGAACGGTTCCTGCCTGTTTTGAAGGAACTGGAAGCAGACTTTCCCTGGCAGCCCTTGCGGGAACCCATAGGGGAACCAACGATAAGCCGGGTGCTGTTCTCATCACGCTGGGTGGAGCCGCCGGTCGACCTCCGGCTCTTTCCCTGCTGTCTCGTCGCCGGGATCGGCTGCCGCCGGGGCGTGTCGCTGGAACAGGTGCATGTAGCCTTCCAGGAAGCCTGCCGGATCGCTGATGTTCATCCCCGGTGCCTGACTGCTATCGCCAGCGCCTGGGTGAAGGCCGAAGAACCGGCCCTCATCGCCCTGGCGAAAACCTATGATGTTCCCTTCCGCACCTTTTCCGCCGATGAAATACAAGCCTGCTGTGACAGCCACCGGGAGATCGGCGGTTCCTCTTTTGTGGCTGATACGATTGGAGTGAAAGCTGTATGCGAACCGACTGCGCTGTTGACACATCCTCAAGCGCGGCTCCTGTTGAAGAAACGGGCTGCCGGCCCGGTGACCGTGGCCTTGGCCGAGGTTCCCTGGCCGTCATCGGATTGGGACCAGGCAACCGGGACCAGATGA
- the cobJ gene encoding precorrin-3B C(17)-methyltransferase — protein sequence MTGRALQAIAQADVIVGYSTYVRLIEDLIEGKDVQASGMRKEIDRACLAVDLALEGKAVVVVSSGDPGVYGMAGVVLEAVQQREAQGQVTVEVIPGVTSATAAAAVLGAPLMHDFAVISLSDLLTPWDLIRRRVENAAAGDFIITLYNPKSTKRVHQIEEVRELLLQHRPPSTPVGIVRNARREGEERVLTTLGEFLEHPIDMFTILVIGNSQTYVRDGWMITPRGYRW from the coding sequence ATGACGGGGCGGGCGTTACAAGCCATCGCCCAAGCCGATGTGATCGTCGGCTACAGCACCTATGTGAGGTTAATCGAGGACCTGATCGAGGGAAAAGATGTGCAGGCCTCGGGCATGCGCAAGGAGATTGACCGGGCCTGCCTGGCCGTCGATCTGGCACTGGAAGGAAAAGCGGTTGTCGTCGTCTCCAGCGGCGACCCCGGTGTCTACGGCATGGCCGGCGTGGTCCTGGAAGCGGTGCAGCAGCGGGAGGCGCAAGGACAGGTCACCGTGGAGGTGATCCCCGGCGTCACGTCCGCCACCGCCGCCGCCGCCGTCTTGGGCGCGCCGCTGATGCACGACTTTGCCGTCATCTCCCTTAGCGACCTGCTCACCCCCTGGGATCTGATCCGGCGGCGCGTCGAGAACGCCGCTGCCGGCGACTTCATCATCACTCTCTATAACCCGAAAAGCACCAAGCGGGTGCACCAGATCGAAGAGGTGCGGGAACTGCTGCTCCAGCACCGTCCGCCTTCCACGCCGGTGGGCATCGTCCGCAACGCCCGGCGTGAGGGCGAGGAGAGGGTATTGACCACCCTGGGAGAGTTTTTAGAGCACCCCATCGACATGTTCACCATCCTGGTCATCGGCAACTCGCAGACCTATGTCCGTGACGGCTGGATGATCACCCCGCGGGGATACCGCTGGTGA
- the cobK gene encoding precorrin-6A reductase, whose translation MIWVVAGTRDARRLIEGIWRAGLPVIASVVSEYGAQLLQEAFSGKVPVHQGAMDPPAMRSFVREKGIIAVIDATHPFARVVSENLLKLAAGEGVAYLRYERPSVDTTDFPNLIAVRNWEEALDALGEAEEGETVFLATGSRALPQVVPPLLQKKLRPIARVLPDLDSLRQCLDLGLQADQIIAMQGPFSEEMNRAMFAQTKARWLVTKESGAVGGADAKLRAAAGMGLKTILLCRPALPYPCATTDFDEAVAWAGERLQWSDKERLFPNQNMKLEHETSTSEI comes from the coding sequence GTGATTTGGGTCGTCGCCGGAACGCGGGACGCCCGCCGGTTGATCGAAGGGATATGGCGGGCCGGACTGCCGGTCATCGCCAGTGTCGTCAGCGAATACGGCGCCCAACTCCTCCAGGAGGCTTTTTCCGGGAAGGTGCCTGTCCATCAGGGGGCGATGGACCCTCCGGCGATGCGGTCCTTTGTCCGGGAAAAAGGGATCATTGCCGTGATCGACGCCACCCATCCCTTCGCCCGCGTGGTGTCGGAAAATCTGCTGAAACTGGCTGCCGGAGAGGGTGTCGCCTATCTCCGGTATGAGCGGCCTTCCGTAGATACGACAGATTTCCCGAACTTGATCGCCGTGAGGAATTGGGAAGAGGCGCTGGATGCGCTGGGAGAGGCTGAGGAAGGGGAGACGGTCTTTCTCGCCACCGGCAGCCGGGCGCTGCCACAGGTCGTGCCGCCTCTGCTGCAAAAGAAGCTCCGCCCCATCGCACGTGTCCTGCCCGACCTGGATTCGCTGCGGCAATGCCTTGATTTGGGCCTCCAGGCCGATCAGATCATCGCCATGCAGGGTCCCTTCAGTGAGGAAATGAACCGGGCCATGTTCGCGCAAACAAAGGCGCGCTGGCTGGTCACCAAGGAGAGCGGCGCTGTCGGCGGCGCCGACGCCAAGCTCCGCGCCGCCGCCGGAATGGGACTGAAGACGATCCTGCTCTGCCGGCCCGCTTTGCCTTATCCCTGTGCAACGACTGACTTTGACGAAGCAGTCGCCTGGGCCGGGGAGAGGCTGCAATGGTCGGATAAGGAGCGTCTTTTCCCGAATCAGAATATGAAATTGGAACATGAAACCAGCACCAGTGAAATCTGA
- a CDS encoding sirohydrochlorin chelatase codes for MKTGILMIAHGSRLQEANNHAVAIGRMVQEKHGVEPLVVSFMELAKPSMAEGLAQLVAAGVDDVKVIPLFLYNGVHIQKDIPEELEELQKSYPNIQITVGRPLGADERIAQLIFERIQEVS; via the coding sequence ATGAAAACGGGGATTTTGATGATCGCCCACGGCAGCCGCCTGCAAGAGGCGAACAACCATGCCGTGGCCATCGGCCGCATGGTCCAGGAAAAACACGGGGTGGAGCCCCTCGTCGTCTCTTTTATGGAACTGGCTAAGCCGAGCATGGCCGAAGGGCTTGCCCAACTGGTCGCCGCCGGCGTCGACGATGTCAAGGTGATCCCGCTCTTTTTGTACAATGGCGTTCATATTCAAAAGGATATCCCGGAAGAACTGGAGGAACTGCAAAAGAGCTATCCGAACATTCAGATCACCGTGGGACGACCGCTCGGCGCCGATGAACGCATCGCCCAGTTGATTTTCGAGCGCATCCAGGAGGTCAGTTGA
- a CDS encoding precorrin-8X methylmutase translates to MDYITDPRAIETKSMEIIDGLIGPLPVSEEERKVIKRVVHTTGDPEFAKLVRWSPGAVPIGIAALARGASVFTDVNMVRVGVNSRLLSVKGGNAVCAISEPRVVAEAERTGKTRAMTAFDLLAPEMNGAVIAIGNAPTALFHLLSLVEAGRCRPALIVGTPVGFVGAAESKEALTQADVPYITVTGNKGGSNIAAAIVNAMLLQMP, encoded by the coding sequence ATGGACTACATCACCGATCCCCGCGCCATTGAGACAAAAAGCATGGAGATCATCGACGGGCTGATCGGTCCGCTGCCTGTATCGGAAGAGGAGCGCAAGGTGATCAAGCGCGTCGTCCACACGACAGGCGATCCGGAGTTTGCCAAGCTGGTCCGCTGGAGCCCCGGCGCTGTCCCTATCGGCATCGCCGCCTTGGCCCGGGGGGCATCGGTCTTCACGGATGTGAACATGGTCCGCGTGGGCGTCAACAGCCGTCTCCTCTCTGTCAAGGGGGGCAATGCTGTCTGCGCGATCAGTGAGCCCCGCGTTGTCGCCGAGGCGGAGCGGACCGGCAAGACGCGGGCGATGACCGCCTTCGACCTGCTTGCCCCGGAGATGAACGGCGCCGTCATCGCTATCGGCAACGCGCCCACCGCGCTGTTTCACCTGCTGTCGCTGGTGGAGGCGGGCCGCTGCCGCCCAGCTTTGATCGTCGGCACACCGGTCGGCTTCGTCGGCGCAGCCGAATCGAAGGAAGCGCTGACCCAGGCTGATGTGCCCTACATTACGGTCACGGGAAACAAAGGCGGCAGCAATATTGCCGCCGCCATCGTCAATGCCATGTTGTTGCAGATGCCCTAG
- a CDS encoding HDIG domain-containing metalloprotein, protein MKTELFSRILYRCRQVLQAWQPRFSKEELVWADAFLTPEERAVFLEMAPADRRHALDVAHLCHRASGELSPEAQQLLLKAALLHDMGKRNASIGLVHRILYVLLGSRPEKSQAFYGWPLLGKPLSVLADHASLGAQEAARRHWTPALVELIRRHHGGCQGERKLTEPEHPEMGKLLSLLQEADNRC, encoded by the coding sequence ATGAAGACAGAGCTTTTTTCCAGAATCCTATACCGTTGCCGGCAAGTCCTGCAAGCCTGGCAACCGCGCTTTTCGAAGGAAGAACTGGTTTGGGCCGACGCGTTCCTCACTCCAGAGGAACGGGCGGTCTTCCTGGAGATGGCCCCCGCCGACCGTCGCCACGCCCTCGATGTGGCCCATCTCTGCCACAGGGCGTCTGGCGAACTATCGCCGGAGGCGCAGCAACTGCTGCTCAAAGCCGCCCTGCTTCATGACATGGGCAAGCGCAACGCCAGCATCGGCCTGGTTCACCGCATCCTCTATGTTCTTCTCGGCTCGCGGCCTGAGAAAAGTCAAGCCTTCTACGGCTGGCCCCTGCTGGGCAAACCGCTTTCCGTCCTTGCTGATCACGCGTCCCTGGGCGCGCAGGAAGCGGCGCGACGCCACTGGACGCCGGCGCTGGTGGAACTGATCCGGCGTCACCATGGCGGTTGCCAGGGTGAACGTAAGTTAACGGAACCGGAGCACCCGGAAATGGGCAAATTATTGTCGCTGCTGCAGGAGGCCGACAACCGCTGTTAG
- the cobU gene encoding bifunctional adenosylcobinamide kinase/adenosylcobinamide-phosphate guanylyltransferase encodes MHIQSGELVLVTGGARSGKSAWAEQLAAEAAGTAPQQVVYVATAGVFDEEMRRRVDTHRQRRPAAWQTVEEPLDLLRVIDEWDEEGRVILIDCLTLWTTNLLLPQYREEDWNNQKEQDLVDMARRTAKQASASRATVIAVGNEVGWGIVPPDPLSRAFRDAAGRVQQAFAAEAHRVYLAVAGCPLQVKGPA; translated from the coding sequence ATGCACATTCAGTCTGGAGAATTGGTGCTGGTCACCGGCGGCGCCCGGAGCGGAAAAAGCGCCTGGGCGGAACAACTGGCTGCCGAAGCGGCGGGCACAGCGCCGCAGCAGGTGGTCTATGTGGCCACGGCTGGCGTTTTTGATGAAGAGATGCGTCGCCGCGTCGATACGCACCGGCAGCGCCGCCCCGCCGCCTGGCAGACCGTCGAAGAGCCACTCGATTTGTTGCGGGTGATCGATGAGTGGGACGAGGAAGGACGGGTGATCCTGATCGATTGCCTGACCTTGTGGACGACCAACCTGCTGCTGCCGCAATACCGGGAAGAAGATTGGAACAACCAAAAAGAACAGGATCTCGTCGACATGGCCCGGCGCACGGCCAAGCAGGCCAGCGCCTCCCGGGCAACGGTGATCGCCGTCGGCAACGAGGTCGGTTGGGGGATCGTCCCGCCTGATCCGCTCAGCCGCGCCTTCCGCGACGCGGCAGGCCGGGTGCAGCAAGCCTTTGCTGCCGAAGCCCACCGGGTGTATCTGGCTGTCGCCGGCTGCCCGCTGCAGGTCAAAGGACCCGCTTAA
- a CDS encoding cobyric acid synthase, whose product MAKAIMMQGTSSNVGKSVLAAALCRIFYRDGHKVAPFKSQNMALNSYVTRDGGEMGRAQVVQAEAAGLEPQVEMNPILLKPTGQASSQVIVLGRPIGNISAREYHLEYATSALDTIQACLDKFHAEYDVIVIEGAGSPAEVNLKARDIANMRVAKMADAPVLLVADIDRGGALASVVGTLALLDPDERERVKGIVINKFRGDISLLQPAIDFLEEYTKIPVLGVIPYFRGLNIQEEDLVALEKAERQVPSGEMLDIAVIRLPRISNFTDLDALEAEGVARVRYVEGAGELGKPDLVIIPGTKNTIEDMRWLRQMGIDMEIQALAANGAPVWGICGGYQMLGREIADPAGVESSLPSIAGLGLLDMVTTMEAEKVTRLATATLCGPGPFLSPLQGLTVQGYEIHMGQSCPTGDQPFFCRIRQRGDETVDVVDGLVGGDGLVIGSYLHGIFDNEPLRHHLLNTLRRKKGLPEIDFAGIPSIRERREQDYDRLGEIVRQSLRMDLLYEIVGLPRPVRESESAGVNGSSGSQETTGQQGPTDPQVG is encoded by the coding sequence ATGGCCAAAGCCATTATGATGCAAGGAACCAGTTCCAACGTCGGCAAGAGCGTGCTGGCGGCGGCCCTTTGTCGCATCTTTTATCGCGACGGGCACAAGGTGGCGCCCTTTAAGTCCCAGAACATGGCCCTTAACTCCTATGTCACCCGCGACGGCGGTGAGATGGGGCGCGCCCAGGTTGTCCAGGCGGAAGCGGCGGGGCTCGAACCGCAGGTGGAGATGAACCCGATCCTGCTGAAGCCGACGGGACAGGCGTCATCCCAGGTGATCGTCCTGGGCCGCCCCATCGGCAACATCAGCGCCCGCGAGTACCATTTAGAATATGCTACGTCGGCCCTCGACACGATCCAGGCCTGTCTCGACAAGTTTCACGCGGAGTATGACGTCATCGTCATCGAAGGCGCCGGTTCGCCCGCCGAGGTCAACTTAAAGGCCCGCGATATCGCCAACATGCGGGTGGCCAAGATGGCTGACGCGCCGGTGCTCCTCGTGGCCGACATCGACCGGGGCGGCGCACTGGCCTCCGTCGTCGGGACCCTGGCGCTCCTCGACCCGGACGAGCGGGAACGGGTAAAAGGGATCGTCATCAACAAGTTTCGCGGCGACATCTCGCTTCTCCAGCCGGCCATTGACTTTTTGGAGGAGTACACGAAGATCCCTGTGCTCGGCGTCATCCCCTACTTCCGGGGTTTGAACATCCAGGAGGAGGACTTGGTGGCCCTGGAAAAAGCGGAACGGCAGGTTCCCTCCGGCGAAATGCTGGACATCGCCGTCATCCGCTTGCCCCGCATCTCCAATTTTACCGATCTGGACGCGCTGGAGGCGGAAGGCGTGGCTCGGGTCCGCTATGTAGAAGGGGCCGGTGAACTGGGCAAGCCGGATCTGGTCATTATCCCCGGCACGAAAAACACGATTGAAGACATGCGCTGGCTTCGTCAGATGGGGATCGACATGGAGATTCAAGCGCTGGCCGCTAACGGCGCGCCGGTTTGGGGGATTTGCGGCGGCTACCAGATGCTCGGCCGGGAGATCGCCGATCCGGCCGGGGTCGAAAGCTCCCTGCCCTCCATCGCCGGATTGGGCCTGCTCGACATGGTGACGACGATGGAAGCGGAAAAGGTGACCCGCCTGGCCACGGCCACCCTCTGCGGTCCGGGGCCCTTCCTTTCGCCCCTACAGGGGTTGACCGTCCAGGGCTACGAGATCCACATGGGCCAGAGTTGTCCCACTGGTGATCAGCCGTTCTTCTGCCGGATCCGGCAACGCGGCGATGAGACGGTGGATGTCGTCGACGGCCTTGTCGGCGGCGACGGCCTGGTCATCGGCTCCTACCTGCACGGCATCTTCGACAACGAACCGCTCCGCCATCACCTGTTGAACACGCTGCGCCGAAAAAAGGGCCTTCCGGAGATCGATTTTGCCGGCATCCCCTCCATACGGGAGCGGCGCGAGCAGGATTATGATCGCCTGGGCGAGATCGTCCGCCAGAGCCTGCGCATGGATCTGCTCTACGAGATCGTCGGGCTTCCGAGACCTGTTCGTGAAAGCGAATCGGCCGGTGTGAATGGGTCTTCCGGTTCTCAGGAAACTACCGGTCAGCAGGGGCCTACCGATCCACAGGTCGGGTGA